In one window of Candidatus Methylomirabilis sp. DNA:
- a CDS encoding sterol desaturase family protein — protein sequence MLLLIFTAMAFVFFLAERLAPLRPQPIFRQGILADLFYIPIYYLMRIVINGTLAVSLSYAAHQTLPDYTMNVLSDQPIWVQALVLLFVLDFLFYVLHRLKHRYTWWWRLHETHHSSIEMDWLSTARFHPVEKLLDRTIYLLPLLVLGVSDHAMLIWASVDAFFGMFIHSNLNLRIGFLIYLFVGPEMHRWHHSRLHRYQICNFGNNFSIFDWIFGTAYLTRDEPGECGVADHAYPVGSITRQFLYAFRPFSPERSIGLDEPTPTT from the coding sequence ATGCTGCTTCTCATTTTTACTGCAATGGCCTTCGTGTTCTTTCTCGCCGAGCGCCTGGCTCCGCTTCGACCTCAACCGATATTCCGGCAAGGCATCCTCGCCGACCTATTCTATATCCCAATCTATTATCTCATGCGAATCGTCATCAATGGCACGTTGGCAGTCAGTTTATCCTACGCTGCCCACCAGACGTTACCTGATTACACGATGAATGTACTCAGCGATCAACCGATCTGGGTGCAGGCACTCGTCTTGCTCTTCGTGCTCGATTTTCTCTTCTATGTGCTGCATCGCTTGAAGCATCGCTACACGTGGTGGTGGCGTCTGCACGAGACTCACCACAGTTCGATTGAAATGGACTGGTTATCGACGGCGCGATTTCACCCGGTTGAGAAGTTGCTCGACCGCACCATCTACCTCCTGCCACTCTTAGTGTTGGGCGTTTCTGACCATGCCATGCTGATCTGGGCCTCCGTAGACGCCTTTTTCGGCATGTTCATCCATTCGAACCTGAACCTTCGGATCGGATTCCTAATCTACCTCTTCGTCGGTCCCGAAATGCACCGCTGGCATCATTCGCGCCTCCATCGATATCAGATCTGCAACTTTGGCAACAACTTCTCCATCTTCGACTGGATCTTCGGAACGGCCTATCTCACGCGAGACGAACCGGGCGAGTGCGGTGTAGCCGATCATGCCTATCCGGTAGGGAGTATCACCAGGCAGTTCTTGTATGCGTTTAGGCCGTTTTCACCTGAACGGTCGATTGGGTTGGACGAGCCAACGCCTACGACCTAA
- a CDS encoding Gfo/Idh/MocA family oxidoreductase: MNRLQHGERVSIGIIGCGHWGPNHIRAFLSLPGVSVSWAVDQSKDRCRSIAVSFRHVRVTTDVQEVLNDGGVNAVVIATPAETHCELAIRAIEAGKHVLCEKPLALSSAECEKLIVAAAARGVVLMVGHVFLFNTGILKLKEIIDSDGLGNLYYGSAIRTNLGPIRSDTNVSYDLASHEISIFNFLLGSTPLIVSARGQAFLKPGIEDVAFITLTYPKSIIAGITVSWLNPQKVREITLVGDKKMVVWNDLALSPVAIHDKGTAQEPFYDSYGEFQLLAREGDVTIPKIHTEEPLKRQARFFIEAIKTGTATLCSGKCGLAVIRTLEAINESMLRGGSPVAIESNRIGEGRKTL; this comes from the coding sequence GTGAACAGGTTACAACACGGGGAGCGAGTCTCAATCGGGATTATAGGGTGCGGCCATTGGGGGCCAAATCACATCCGGGCCTTCCTGTCCCTGCCAGGGGTGTCCGTCTCCTGGGCGGTTGATCAGAGCAAGGATCGTTGCAGGAGTATTGCCGTGTCCTTCAGGCATGTTCGCGTTACGACGGACGTGCAGGAGGTTCTGAACGACGGGGGGGTTAACGCCGTCGTGATTGCTACACCAGCCGAAACTCACTGTGAGCTGGCAATCAGGGCCATCGAGGCTGGCAAGCACGTGTTATGTGAAAAACCGCTCGCATTGAGTTCGGCTGAATGTGAAAAGCTGATCGTTGCTGCGGCTGCCCGAGGCGTCGTCCTAATGGTTGGCCATGTCTTCCTGTTCAATACTGGCATCTTGAAGCTAAAAGAGATTATCGATTCCGATGGGTTAGGGAATCTCTATTATGGCTCGGCAATCCGAACCAACCTCGGGCCCATCCGTAGCGATACCAATGTGTCCTACGACCTAGCCTCTCATGAGATTTCCATTTTTAATTTCCTCCTTGGTTCAACACCGCTTATCGTCTCAGCGCGCGGACAGGCATTCCTGAAGCCAGGCATCGAGGATGTGGCGTTCATCACCTTGACCTACCCGAAAAGCATTATCGCTGGCATTACGGTCAGTTGGCTCAATCCACAGAAGGTCCGCGAGATCACGTTAGTTGGTGACAAGAAGATGGTGGTGTGGAACGATCTGGCGTTGAGCCCTGTGGCGATTCATGACAAAGGTACAGCACAGGAACCTTTCTACGATAGCTACGGCGAGTTCCAGCTCCTCGCACGGGAAGGCGATGTGACGATCCCGAAGATCCATACTGAAGAACCGCTTAAGCGCCAGGCCCGCTTTTTTATCGAGGCGATCAAGACGGGGACCGCAACGCTTTGCAGTGGAAAGTGTGGATTGGCAGTGATTCGGACGCTAGAGGCCATCAATGAATCAATGCTGAGAGGTGGCTCGCCTGTGGCGATCGAATCCAACAGGATCGGCGAGGGAAGGAAGACGCTGTGA
- a CDS encoding glycosyltransferase family 2 protein produces MARSRLIGDARIVAIPIAFNEEYAIGRVLDRFVGTEGVDVAVVDDGSTDRTPVIIGERGVTLIQRAKCGGAGAAIRTAYVWARNQGYEICVIMSGNDKDRPCEIHRLVNPILSGKADLVQGSRYLTDGTHANMPLHRRIASGYIHPLVFSLVVGRRMTDTTNGYRAVRLSMLADPRIDLDQPWLEKYELEPYLLFKAIRLGYAVREVPVTKIYPPPPMRYTKMTPVADWWSILRPIIILGLGLKR; encoded by the coding sequence ATGGCGCGCTCAAGGCTAATCGGAGACGCTCGCATTGTGGCCATCCCGATTGCGTTTAATGAAGAGTACGCGATCGGGCGTGTGCTCGACCGCTTTGTAGGCACAGAGGGGGTAGATGTTGCGGTGGTCGATGACGGGTCAACCGACCGCACGCCAGTTATTATCGGCGAGAGAGGAGTGACCCTCATCCAGCGAGCCAAGTGCGGTGGAGCCGGCGCGGCGATCCGTACGGCCTACGTCTGGGCGCGAAACCAGGGCTATGAGATCTGTGTGATCATGTCCGGTAACGATAAGGACCGCCCCTGTGAAATCCACCGCTTGGTCAATCCGATTCTGAGTGGTAAAGCGGACCTTGTGCAGGGGTCCCGCTACCTTACCGACGGAACCCACGCCAATATGCCGCTTCATCGCCGGATTGCATCGGGATATATCCATCCCTTGGTGTTTTCACTAGTGGTGGGGCGCCGGATGACGGACACGACGAACGGATACCGTGCGGTGCGACTGTCGATGCTAGCTGACCCTAGAATCGATCTCGACCAACCCTGGCTCGAAAAATATGAGCTCGAGCCCTATCTGCTCTTCAAAGCGATCCGACTTGGGTATGCGGTGCGTGAAGTGCCGGTGACGAAGATCTATCCGCCCCCTCCCATGCGCTACACGAAGATGACACCCGTAGCCGACTGGTGGAGTATTCTGCGCCCGATCATCATCCTCGGGC
- a CDS encoding lipocalin-like domain-containing protein, protein MRVKGFNVWTVALLCLLIGTVAPIEAAFRQALPGYRFAFPRDHASHPDFKTEWWYYSGHLQTADGQRFGYQLTFFRVGVDPALRGDSRSRWAVSDLHLAHFAISDLTHRRFQYWERRSRGALDSAGALTKEFKVWNGSWEASGDGQVQRVTAHVPGYAINLTLTQTKPPAIHGSNGVSQKAAGLGHASHYYSLTRMAVEGTLTVAEKRQAVAGSAWMDHEFGSSQLTASQVGWDWFAIQLTDGVELMLYQLRLTDGRPDPCSSGSLIHPDGRIEHLPLSAFQLTPQEVWQSPKSGGRYPIRWRIQVPSRRLDLSVRAAFPDQELDTRGSTLVTYWEGSVSVVGTAGNRPITGVGYLEMTGYAEPFRQPL, encoded by the coding sequence ATGAGGGTTAAGGGGTTCAATGTCTGGACAGTGGCGCTCCTCTGCCTCCTCATCGGGACTGTGGCGCCGATAGAGGCGGCCTTCCGGCAGGCGCTTCCCGGTTATCGATTCGCCTTTCCGCGGGACCACGCCTCACATCCCGACTTCAAGACCGAGTGGTGGTACTATTCCGGCCATTTGCAGACTGCGGACGGCCAGCGGTTCGGCTACCAACTGACCTTCTTCCGCGTCGGGGTCGATCCTGCGCTGCGGGGCGATAGCCGATCACGCTGGGCGGTTTCCGACCTGCACCTGGCCCACTTTGCCATCTCGGACCTCACGCACCGCCGCTTCCAATACTGGGAACGCCGCAGCCGCGGCGCCCTGGACTCGGCCGGCGCCTTGACGAAAGAGTTCAAGGTCTGGAACGGCTCGTGGGAAGCCAGTGGAGACGGGCAGGTCCAGCGTGTGACCGCTCACGTTCCAGGATATGCGATCAATCTCACCCTGACCCAGACGAAACCGCCAGCAATCCACGGCAGTAACGGCGTGAGCCAAAAGGCGGCGGGGCTGGGCCATGCCTCCCACTACTACTCGCTTACCAGGATGGCCGTCGAAGGAACCTTGACCGTCGCCGAGAAGCGGCAGGCTGTGGCCGGCTCAGCTTGGATGGATCACGAATTCGGGAGCAGCCAATTGACCGCATCGCAAGTCGGCTGGGATTGGTTCGCGATCCAGCTTACGGATGGCGTCGAGTTGATGCTGTATCAACTCCGCCTAACGGATGGCCGACCCGACCCCTGCTCTAGCGGCAGCCTGATCCATCCGGATGGACGCATTGAGCATCTGCCCTTGAGCGCCTTCCAACTCACGCCACAAGAGGTCTGGCAGAGCCCGAAGAGCGGTGGCCGATATCCGATCCGGTGGCGGATCCAGGTCCCCAGTCGCCGCCTCGACCTGTCTGTGCGGGCGGCGTTTCCCGATCAGGAGCTGGACACGAGAGGCAGCACCCTCGTGACCTACTGGGAGGGGTCGGTGTCAGTCGTGGGGACTGCGGGTAACCGACCGATCACCGGCGTAGGCTACCTCGAAATGACCGGTTACGCCGAGCCCTTCCGCCAGCCGCTCTAA
- a CDS encoding acyltransferase yields the protein MHKKALVETDRIGEGTRIWAFAHVMSDVTIGRNCNIGDHVFIESHATLGDNVTVKNGVSIWEHVHMADNVFVGPNVTLTNDRFPRRSETGYRAEETWIEEGVTIGANATILCGIRLGRRAFIGAGSVVTHDVAPHALVYGNPARQRGWVCFCGRSLKWNKGECLSCAMCGRRYDVTESGAREVV from the coding sequence ATGCATAAGAAGGCACTCGTCGAGACTGATCGCATTGGGGAGGGCACACGTATCTGGGCCTTTGCGCATGTCATGTCGGATGTGACTATCGGGCGTAATTGTAACATCGGAGACCACGTGTTCATCGAATCCCACGCCACACTTGGCGACAACGTGACAGTCAAGAACGGGGTCTCGATCTGGGAGCATGTCCACATGGCCGATAACGTCTTCGTCGGTCCAAATGTTACGCTGACAAACGACCGCTTCCCACGGCGCAGCGAAACCGGTTACCGGGCGGAAGAGACCTGGATCGAGGAGGGGGTCACGATCGGGGCGAATGCCACCATCCTCTGCGGTATTCGACTGGGTCGTCGAGCCTTTATTGGTGCCGGCTCGGTGGTGACGCATGATGTCGCCCCACACGCCTTAGTCTACGGCAACCCTGCGCGCCAACGTGGATGGGTGTGCTTCTGCGGCCGATCGCTCAAATGGAATAAGGGGGAGTGCTTAAGTTGCGCGATGTGCGGCCGTCGGTACGATGTGACGGAGTCAGGTGCCAGGGAGGTAGTCTAG